One window from the genome of Elusimicrobiota bacterium encodes:
- a CDS encoding acetyltransferase encodes MKKKKQIRIVLLGTGGHARVLMDALRSCTAPFPEWAMDKDRKKWGSKWEGIRIFKGDDSLQAILNMGATHYVVGVGGNGDNRARARLFVKLKASGLDPFSVRHSSAVVSPGAILGSGVQLLPGCVVNAGAVIGENVIINSRAVVEHDCFIEEHVHVAPGAVLCGGVYVGKGSHIGAGAVIRQKIRIGSQSLVGAGAVVVRDVPPNTWVVGIAAESRGRFERVPFEKVNIH; translated from the coding sequence ATGAAAAAGAAAAAACAAATTCGTATCGTTTTGCTTGGGACAGGAGGACACGCACGAGTCCTAATGGACGCATTGCGTTCTTGCACCGCTCCATTTCCAGAATGGGCGATGGACAAAGATCGAAAAAAGTGGGGTAGTAAGTGGGAGGGTATTCGAATTTTTAAAGGGGATGATTCTTTACAGGCCATATTAAATATGGGCGCAACGCACTATGTTGTTGGTGTGGGTGGAAACGGAGATAATAGGGCTCGTGCGCGATTGTTCGTTAAGCTAAAGGCTTCTGGATTGGATCCATTCAGCGTTCGACATTCATCCGCTGTGGTTTCTCCAGGAGCGATATTAGGTTCAGGTGTTCAGCTCCTCCCGGGGTGTGTGGTGAATGCGGGTGCTGTGATTGGGGAGAATGTCATCATAAACAGTCGGGCGGTTGTGGAACATGATTGTTTTATTGAAGAGCACGTCCATGTGGCCCCTGGAGCGGTGTTGTGTGGTGGAGTTTACGTCGGCAAAGGATCCCATATTGGGGCTGGGGCTGTTATTCGTCAGAAAATTCGAATAGGCTCACAGTCTCTTGTTGGCGCTGGTGCGGTGGTTGTCCGGGATGTTCCTCCCAATACTTGGGTGGTTGGAATCGCGGCAGAATCCAGGGGCCGATTCGAGCGGGTTCCCTTTGAAAAGGTGAATATTCATTGA
- the neuC gene encoding UDP-N-acetylglucosamine 2-epimerase (hydrolyzing): MKRIALVTVDRSDAGLYAPILERLRTTPDVFIKVLAFGCYYAQEMESGRGKLELGGIQIDEQIKSFPSSDTYEEVGLSLGLGVQGFSRSFALNRPDLLVVMGDRFEMFAAAIAALPFRLPVAHIHGGEITEGAMDDAIRHAMTKISHIHFASTVEHGRRIERMGEEPWRIIVSGSPGLDHLNTIQMLSPRDLEHRLNINGIKQSLLVTFHPATLEEEDPARQIDEILASLANSGRPLIFTSPNADPRGKVIFKRIQEFALSRQNVYVAKTLGTQVYFSLMAVCAAMVGNSSSGLIEAPSFSLPVVNVGSRQRGRTQAKNVINVDPDRESIGEGLRCALAPTFRSALRGLTNPYRPCTSASEQIVRGLMDVPLDQKLIQKKFYDGLGQ; the protein is encoded by the coding sequence ATGAAAAGAATTGCCCTTGTAACAGTGGACCGATCGGATGCTGGGCTATACGCACCTATTTTAGAACGTCTTCGAACAACACCTGATGTTTTCATTAAGGTTTTGGCTTTCGGATGTTATTACGCTCAAGAGATGGAAAGCGGGAGGGGGAAGCTTGAATTAGGTGGGATTCAGATTGACGAACAGATCAAATCTTTTCCATCGTCAGATACTTACGAAGAGGTCGGGCTCTCTTTGGGACTGGGGGTTCAGGGGTTTTCTCGAAGTTTCGCCTTGAATCGGCCAGATCTGTTGGTTGTCATGGGAGACCGTTTTGAAATGTTTGCAGCTGCCATCGCGGCCCTTCCTTTTCGCCTCCCTGTGGCGCATATCCATGGGGGTGAAATTACAGAAGGGGCGATGGACGATGCTATCCGTCACGCGATGACAAAAATATCTCACATCCATTTTGCCTCAACCGTTGAACACGGTCGTCGAATTGAGCGCATGGGGGAAGAACCATGGAGAATCATTGTTTCGGGTTCTCCAGGTTTGGATCATTTGAATACAATACAAATGCTATCTCCCAGAGATCTTGAGCATCGTTTGAATATTAATGGAATCAAACAATCCTTGCTGGTGACGTTCCACCCCGCAACACTCGAAGAGGAAGATCCCGCGCGTCAAATCGACGAAATTCTCGCTTCACTGGCGAACTCCGGACGTCCGCTTATTTTTACGAGTCCCAACGCGGACCCACGTGGAAAGGTCATCTTTAAAAGAATTCAAGAATTTGCGTTGAGTCGCCAAAATGTATATGTTGCGAAAACTTTGGGTACCCAGGTGTATTTTAGTTTAATGGCTGTATGTGCCGCCATGGTAGGAAACTCCTCCAGCGGCCTTATTGAGGCCCCATCGTTTTCTCTGCCCGTTGTCAATGTGGGAAGTCGACAACGGGGTCGAACCCAGGCTAAAAACGTGATCAATGTAGACCCCGACCGGGAATCCATAGGGGAAGGGTTGAGGTGCGCGTTGGCCCCGACCTTTCGATCTGCCTTAAGAGGATTAACAAACCCGTATCGTCCCTGCACGTCCGCATCGGAACAAATTGTTCGGGGATTGATGGACGTTCCATTGGATCAAAAACTCATTCAAAAAAAATTTTATGATGGCCTTGGTCAATGA
- the neuB gene encoding N-acetylneuraminate synthase — protein MKISNPILTIGPHRIGRGKRCFLIAEAGVNHNGSPHRAMRLVKAAARAGADAIKFQTFKTTRLTTKSARTAFYQRDGTGGEMSQAKMLKKLELPLTIYRSILSECQRQGILFLSTPFDESSADFLDDLGICAFKISSGDLTNLPFLSYVAKKKKPMILSTGMATLAEVRAGVHAVRMTGNKNLVLLHCVSAYPTEPKDVNLMAMETLRKTFHVPVGFSDHTKGIVVSLSAVALGATILEKHFTLDRALTGPDQKISIIPDELRALSKGIGDIHLAMGDGVKKPVIAEKETAGMSRRSLVAKRDLVKGEVLNHLSVDILRPGTGLSPDWLPKLIGRRVNRNVDSGSLLRLEWFR, from the coding sequence ATGAAAATAAGTAACCCCATTCTAACCATTGGACCTCACCGGATCGGGAGGGGGAAACGTTGTTTTTTAATTGCCGAAGCTGGAGTTAATCATAACGGAAGTCCCCATCGGGCTATGCGCCTTGTGAAGGCGGCCGCACGGGCTGGCGCAGATGCCATTAAATTCCAAACATTTAAAACAACCAGGCTCACGACCAAAAGTGCTCGAACAGCTTTCTACCAGCGAGATGGGACAGGTGGGGAAATGTCTCAAGCCAAAATGCTTAAGAAGTTGGAGCTTCCCCTGACCATCTATCGTTCCATACTCTCGGAATGTCAACGACAGGGAATCCTTTTTCTATCAACTCCGTTCGATGAATCCAGCGCGGATTTTCTTGACGATTTAGGAATTTGTGCATTTAAAATTTCTTCCGGTGATCTGACAAACCTACCATTCTTGTCCTATGTAGCGAAGAAAAAAAAACCGATGATTCTCTCTACAGGAATGGCCACACTGGCTGAAGTGCGTGCTGGAGTACACGCTGTCCGAATGACCGGGAATAAAAATCTCGTTCTTCTTCACTGTGTGAGCGCCTATCCCACAGAACCAAAGGATGTGAATTTGATGGCTATGGAAACGCTCCGAAAAACATTTCATGTCCCTGTCGGTTTTTCAGATCATACAAAAGGAATTGTCGTCTCTCTCTCCGCGGTCGCCTTGGGGGCCACCATCCTTGAGAAACATTTCACATTGGATCGTGCGCTCACGGGCCCTGATCAAAAGATTTCTATAATACCGGATGAACTTAGAGCCTTGTCCAAGGGGATAGGGGACATCCATTTGGCTATGGGGGATGGAGTTAAGAAACCGGTTATAGCCGAAAAAGAAACAGCAGGGATGTCCCGGCGGAGTTTGGTGGCGAAACGAGACCTGGTGAAAGGCGAAGTGTTGAACCACTTGTCCGTTGATATCCTTCGGCCGGGTACTGGACTATCGCCCGATTGGCTTCCCAAATTGATCGGCCGTCGAGTCAATCGAAATGTGGATTCTGGTTCTCTCCTTCGCTTGGAATGGTTTCGATGA
- a CDS encoding acylneuraminate cytidylyltransferase family protein yields MPGKNVCLLGGIPLILHTVSAARKAKTVTDFIISTDDPGIARVVKNAGVPVPFLRPTELAKDKSSVWLAIRHAVAYWEKEKSQIPKTIVILQPTSPLRTGGDIDACVRRLWALNADLCATVTVSHDNPYFNMLQLPSKKQPFARPLCGNPKASTRRQDAPPVYALNGAVYALKRNILSHLKNPFALSRFAVSRMPRSRSVDIDTEEDLVLAEYWFRQKK; encoded by the coding sequence TTGCCTGGAAAAAACGTGTGTTTGCTAGGGGGAATTCCACTCATTCTCCATACCGTTTCCGCGGCCAGGAAAGCTAAAACAGTAACAGATTTCATAATTTCCACGGATGATCCCGGAATCGCTCGCGTGGTAAAAAATGCTGGAGTCCCCGTTCCTTTTCTGAGGCCAACGGAATTGGCAAAAGACAAAAGTTCGGTATGGCTGGCGATTCGTCATGCTGTGGCCTATTGGGAGAAAGAAAAATCTCAAATCCCTAAAACTATTGTCATTCTCCAGCCCACCTCCCCGTTGCGTACAGGGGGCGATATTGATGCGTGCGTTCGTCGTTTATGGGCGCTGAACGCAGATTTATGTGCAACCGTAACGGTATCCCATGATAACCCCTATTTTAATATGCTTCAACTTCCTTCCAAAAAACAACCTTTCGCCCGTCCTTTGTGTGGAAACCCAAAGGCAAGCACGCGCCGACAAGACGCGCCCCCTGTCTATGCCCTCAATGGTGCCGTATACGCTTTAAAACGTAACATACTAAGTCATTTAAAAAATCCTTTCGCTCTATCCCGTTTTGCTGTGAGTAGAATGCCGCGGTCCCGCAGTGTCGATATCGATACGGAAGAAGATCTCGTCCTTGCCGAATACTGGTTTCGTCAAAAAAAATGA
- a CDS encoding TIGR04372 family glycosyltransferase: MRNLTENFRNRVWIAIKKTNTLLISETQLIRRHGWLSGRSLAFKCIKGLLALFLVILVRLIRPLLWIRFGVLFSDRIGHFVTDIEFYLCERELGLHPIKAIDVFSYSGDVCNTQLKIMCERTLNVIGFTRYMERINRFLPGGGDHAFHILAGRPYGSRDIEGFLIRTNVHIKFTPEEIRQGFCALEKMGVTPGSQFICFHARDSVYLKMVYPDQDCSYHDYRDCSINNYIPAVEEMSRRGTFSIRMGAVVKESLKTKNPMIIDYPRLKRTEFLDIFLSAYCRFFVGSGSGIDSVASVFRRPIAYTNIIPLELAPSQGPQDLFIPKKLWLTRERRFLRFREIFQLANGTQYLRKETYARLGIEVVENSSNEIEALTREMDDRLLGKWRNTEEDEELQKRFWSLFPLPSRYHGAFQSRIGSQFLLKNRHLLD; this comes from the coding sequence ATGCGTAATTTAACAGAAAATTTCAGAAATCGTGTTTGGATTGCCATTAAAAAAACAAATACATTATTGATCAGCGAGACACAACTAATAAGAAGGCATGGATGGTTAAGTGGGAGGTCCCTGGCCTTTAAATGTATCAAGGGGCTCTTGGCGTTGTTCCTAGTAATTCTCGTGAGATTGATTCGGCCGTTATTATGGATTCGTTTCGGAGTATTGTTTAGTGACCGCATCGGACATTTTGTAACGGATATTGAATTCTATCTTTGTGAAAGGGAACTGGGGCTTCATCCCATAAAGGCAATTGATGTATTTAGCTACAGTGGTGACGTTTGCAATACCCAACTGAAGATCATGTGTGAAAGGACATTGAATGTAATAGGGTTTACTCGCTACATGGAGAGAATTAATCGTTTTTTACCCGGGGGGGGGGATCACGCATTTCATATCTTGGCGGGCCGGCCCTACGGAAGTCGGGACATCGAAGGATTCCTCATTCGAACAAATGTTCATATAAAATTTACACCTGAAGAGATCCGACAGGGATTTTGTGCTCTTGAAAAGATGGGTGTAACACCCGGATCTCAATTTATATGTTTCCACGCAAGGGATTCGGTATACCTCAAGATGGTTTACCCTGATCAGGATTGCAGTTATCATGATTACCGAGATTGCAGCATAAATAACTATATCCCTGCCGTTGAAGAAATGAGTCGAAGAGGAACATTTTCGATTCGAATGGGCGCCGTTGTTAAAGAGAGTCTGAAAACAAAAAACCCAATGATAATTGATTATCCCAGGTTAAAAAGAACGGAATTCCTCGATATATTCCTTAGCGCTTACTGTCGGTTTTTTGTAGGTTCGGGTAGTGGAATTGATTCTGTGGCGAGTGTCTTTCGACGTCCGATTGCTTATACCAACATTATTCCTCTGGAACTAGCTCCTAGTCAAGGGCCCCAGGATTTATTTATTCCCAAAAAACTTTGGCTCACGCGTGAACGTCGTTTCTTGCGTTTCAGAGAAATATTTCAGCTCGCGAATGGTACTCAATATTTACGAAAGGAAACGTACGCTCGATTGGGAATTGAAGTTGTTGAGAATTCTTCTAATGAGATTGAGGCCCTGACCCGGGAAATGGACGATCGTCTTCTGGGGAAATGGAGGAATACGGAAGAGGACGAGGAACTTCAAAAACGATTTTGGTCTTTGTTTCCACTCCCAAGCCGGTACCATGGGGCATTCCAATCTCGTATAGGTTCGCAATTTTTGCTTAAAAACCGTCATTTGCTGGATTGA
- a CDS encoding ABC transporter ATP-binding protein — protein MTTIVFIREMGRRFPREFFLSVFLLFLSGGLETLTLLTLVPVVDLFSLPNLSTAGPVTQRFIETLRSVGLTPTMSNMMIVLLALQALSSAVFILAAHSILRTKYAAVREVMGDAFDEFFSARWSFFSSNSQGTLLTTFTSAVVQVGNAFSGIGLLLIAGARLVSYMAVPLAISWQITLFCVGLTALVAWPFLRLGKISFRLGKSNMDTANETMALLHASLGGAKVVLGYGNQKKNSDALRREFQKHCEATIKFQTLTQAIPAAYKPLGLGILVLTLLLSRHLGVPLSEIGVMMLAFLHMIPQVGYLASNKSNIQNLLPAYEQIERLRGEARRLVQRSGPRPFVSFEREIVLDQVSFSYPDRPPILTDITLRIPKGRFVAIVGESGAGKSTFVDLLMALHEPTGGRITLDGVPLHEFEVGSYRRRIGYVPQENVLFNQSIRDNLLWANAEASEDDIRSACRRANATEFIEKLPQGFDTFVGDRGVRLSGGQAQRISLARAILRKPFLLILDEATSSLDTHSERMIQSAVESLSHETTVIAVAHRLSTIVNADKIILLQHGKIAEEGSYSSLMNQRGLFYRMGHLQGLSVR, from the coding sequence ATGACGACCATTGTTTTCATTCGGGAGATGGGCAGGCGGTTCCCAAGGGAATTTTTTCTCAGCGTTTTTCTTCTCTTTCTTTCCGGGGGTCTCGAAACCCTGACACTGCTGACGTTGGTCCCCGTGGTGGACCTTTTTTCACTCCCGAACCTTTCGACCGCAGGACCCGTCACTCAGCGCTTTATTGAAACTTTGCGCAGCGTGGGCCTCACGCCCACAATGAGCAACATGATGATCGTCTTACTGGCGCTTCAGGCATTGTCTAGCGCGGTGTTCATTCTTGCCGCCCATTCAATTCTCCGGACGAAATACGCCGCTGTTCGTGAAGTGATGGGGGACGCCTTTGACGAATTCTTTTCGGCCCGTTGGAGTTTCTTCTCCAGCAATTCCCAGGGAACTCTCTTGACCACCTTCACCAGCGCGGTCGTCCAGGTCGGGAACGCATTTTCGGGGATCGGGCTGTTGTTGATCGCTGGCGCCCGGCTGGTCTCTTATATGGCCGTTCCCCTCGCGATTTCGTGGCAAATCACCTTGTTTTGCGTGGGGTTGACGGCGCTGGTGGCCTGGCCTTTCCTGCGGCTGGGGAAGATATCCTTCCGGTTGGGAAAATCCAACATGGACACAGCGAATGAAACCATGGCGCTCCTCCACGCCAGTCTGGGGGGGGCTAAGGTGGTCCTGGGATATGGCAATCAGAAAAAAAACTCTGACGCCCTTCGCCGAGAGTTCCAAAAACACTGCGAGGCGACCATTAAGTTTCAGACGCTCACCCAAGCCATCCCGGCCGCTTACAAACCGCTGGGATTGGGGATTCTTGTCCTAACCCTCCTGCTCTCCCGCCACCTGGGGGTCCCCCTTTCGGAGATCGGAGTGATGATGCTCGCCTTTCTCCACATGATTCCCCAGGTGGGCTATCTCGCATCGAATAAGAGCAATATCCAGAACCTACTCCCAGCGTATGAGCAAATTGAGCGCTTGCGGGGAGAAGCGCGCCGTTTGGTTCAGCGCTCCGGGCCTCGTCCCTTCGTTTCTTTCGAGCGGGAGATCGTTCTTGATCAAGTGTCCTTTTCCTACCCGGACCGCCCGCCGATTTTAACGGATATCACGCTCCGAATCCCAAAGGGCCGGTTCGTCGCCATCGTGGGGGAGTCTGGTGCGGGCAAGTCCACTTTTGTTGATCTCCTCATGGCTCTCCATGAGCCGACCGGGGGCCGGATCACATTGGATGGGGTGCCGCTGCATGAATTCGAGGTGGGTTCCTACCGCCGTCGAATCGGATATGTGCCCCAGGAAAACGTCCTGTTCAATCAAAGCATCCGGGACAACCTCTTGTGGGCCAACGCGGAAGCAAGCGAAGATGATATCCGATCCGCGTGCCGCCGCGCGAACGCGACCGAATTCATTGAAAAACTACCGCAAGGATTCGACACATTTGTTGGGGATCGCGGAGTGCGATTGTCCGGTGGGCAAGCCCAGCGAATCAGCCTGGCTCGAGCAATCTTACGGAAACCTTTTCTTCTGATTCTTGATGAGGCAACCAGTTCTTTGGACACACATTCGGAAAGGATGATTCAGTCTGCGGTGGAATCCCTCTCCCATGAGACAACAGTCATAGCCGTCGCTCATCGGCTCTCCACAATCGTTAATGCTGACAAAATTATTCTCCTCCAGCATGGAAAAATCGCTGAAGAAGGCTCATATTCTTCATTGATGAATCAGAGAGGGCTGTTTTATCGGATGGGGCACCTTCAAGGGTTAAGTGTTCGTTAA
- a CDS encoding methyltransferase domain-containing protein, which translates to MTVSSFSNPYGSLIDYYRDQIILPTYCRFTSGDDLEKHQKERGKFFTERLSLPAPRFFQGARLIEFGPDSGENALAFATWGASCFLVEPNKNAHPVLLDYFDRFNLSHQIAGLSESNVTAFHAPGDQKSQYDVVDAEGFIYTVRPEKQWMDLFSFLLKPGGVVILSYMEKYGSFFELFLRVIHNHVRRLTGIEANRSARDLYLAKWNSIPHTRSFESWVMDVIENPFVRLHFLFEPYDLCRKMSSSGFTLYSSWPFYRNALELGWHKKRVSALEQLDSTKAFLHRSRVSHFFGVPLFSVRPSLETCLEKTLHLVDGLIDNVNEEAVKELKSYLADLSRWVEDEVLYARPSDRKKALLSIVSVKSILDLLVAGDVHALKIFCNTDAGFTGMWGMPVHYSVFEKQ; encoded by the coding sequence ATGACCGTGAGTTCGTTTTCCAACCCCTATGGGAGTCTGATCGACTATTATCGGGACCAGATCATTTTGCCCACCTACTGTCGGTTCACCTCAGGGGACGATCTCGAAAAACACCAGAAGGAAAGGGGAAAGTTTTTTACTGAACGTCTTTCCTTACCCGCCCCGCGATTTTTCCAGGGGGCCCGCCTCATTGAATTTGGACCCGATAGCGGGGAAAATGCCCTCGCTTTTGCGACGTGGGGTGCGTCTTGTTTTTTGGTTGAGCCCAACAAAAATGCGCATCCAGTTTTGCTGGACTATTTTGATAGATTTAACCTTTCTCATCAAATAGCGGGGTTAAGCGAATCCAATGTGACGGCTTTCCATGCGCCAGGGGATCAGAAAAGCCAATATGATGTGGTGGATGCGGAAGGTTTTATTTACACGGTTCGTCCTGAAAAACAATGGATGGATCTATTTTCGTTCCTGCTCAAGCCCGGGGGAGTGGTAATCCTCTCCTACATGGAAAAATATGGGAGTTTTTTTGAATTGTTCCTTCGCGTCATTCACAATCATGTTCGTCGGCTAACGGGAATAGAGGCCAATCGATCGGCGCGTGATCTATATTTGGCCAAATGGAATTCCATCCCCCATACGCGTTCCTTTGAATCGTGGGTGATGGATGTGATTGAAAATCCATTTGTTCGTTTGCATTTCCTTTTCGAGCCCTACGACCTTTGTCGAAAAATGTCATCTAGCGGATTTACCCTATATTCCTCTTGGCCTTTCTATCGAAATGCGTTGGAATTGGGTTGGCACAAAAAGCGGGTTTCCGCGCTTGAGCAATTGGATTCTACGAAAGCCTTTCTTCATCGGAGTCGCGTCAGTCATTTTTTTGGTGTCCCGCTCTTTTCGGTTCGTCCATCGTTGGAAACGTGTCTTGAAAAGACGCTTCACCTTGTGGATGGATTAATCGACAATGTTAATGAGGAGGCGGTCAAGGAATTAAAAAGTTACTTGGCGGATTTGAGTCGCTGGGTTGAGGACGAAGTGCTCTACGCTCGTCCCTCAGACCGGAAGAAAGCTTTGCTGTCGATCGTGAGTGTTAAAAGTATTTTGGACCTATTGGTTGCGGGAGATGTGCACGCCCTGAAGATATTTTGTAACACCGATGCTGGGTTCACCGGGATGTGGGGGATGCCTGTTCATTATTCGGTATTTGAGAAACAATGA
- a CDS encoding class I SAM-dependent methyltransferase: MPPSSSLYRRKECRLCGSKSFVLALQLEPSPIGDAFVPSSRLGEQQRLYPIDLFLCRECGLAQLRDVIDPRILYRDYLYVTASSEGLGDHFRRYVEDVLGRWVPPPGSMVVDLGSNDGLLLGFFKARGLRVLGVDPAVELAQRVTTSGIETLPIFFTHEVAIRLRQERGPASIITANNMFANIDNLVDLTEGIRALLSSSGIFVMESYYLPDILRNMVFDFIYHEHISSFTVRPLRDFFERHGLELVDVLKVPTKGGSVRYYVQPRGGPRPVSPAVKALIAEENELGVFHPDIFRSFAGKVSHEKDALLSILKKLKVQGNSIAAYGACITGTTLLYHFGIGSFIDFIVDDNPVKQGLFSPGFHIPVYPPDQLCQRMPTHVLLLAWRYSEGIIRKNKEYLERGGHFIIMGMPGIKII, encoded by the coding sequence ATCCCCCCGTCGTCCTCTCTTTATCGACGAAAGGAGTGTCGTTTGTGCGGGAGCAAATCGTTTGTTCTGGCTCTTCAGCTTGAACCCTCCCCGATCGGAGACGCATTTGTTCCGTCCAGCCGCCTTGGTGAACAACAGAGGCTCTATCCCATCGACCTTTTCCTATGCCGGGAATGTGGTTTGGCCCAGTTGCGAGACGTGATCGATCCCAGGATTCTTTATCGAGACTATCTGTATGTGACGGCAAGTTCGGAAGGGTTGGGGGACCATTTTCGGAGGTATGTAGAGGACGTTTTAGGGCGATGGGTTCCTCCTCCGGGATCGATGGTCGTGGATTTGGGGAGCAACGATGGCCTTTTGCTTGGTTTCTTTAAAGCGCGAGGACTTCGTGTCCTCGGAGTTGATCCTGCCGTGGAGCTCGCCCAACGGGTCACGACATCCGGGATCGAGACCCTTCCAATTTTCTTTACCCACGAGGTGGCGATTCGCCTCCGCCAGGAGCGCGGCCCCGCCTCCATTATCACTGCCAATAACATGTTCGCCAACATCGACAACCTCGTTGATCTCACGGAAGGAATTCGGGCGCTTTTGTCCTCTTCGGGAATTTTTGTAATGGAGAGTTATTACCTTCCCGATATACTGCGGAATATGGTGTTCGATTTTATCTATCATGAACATATTTCCAGCTTCACGGTGAGGCCGTTGAGGGATTTCTTTGAACGGCACGGTTTGGAACTAGTGGATGTTCTCAAAGTTCCCACCAAAGGAGGGTCCGTGCGCTATTATGTTCAGCCGCGAGGGGGGCCTCGGCCCGTATCTCCAGCGGTCAAGGCATTAATTGCGGAAGAAAATGAATTGGGTGTTTTTCACCCAGACATTTTCCGATCCTTCGCGGGAAAGGTATCCCATGAGAAGGACGCTCTTCTGTCCATTCTCAAAAAATTGAAAGTTCAAGGGAATTCCATTGCCGCGTATGGTGCGTGTATCACCGGGACCACCCTCCTGTATCATTTTGGGATTGGTTCTTTTATTGATTTTATCGTTGACGACAATCCCGTCAAGCAGGGCTTATTTAGTCCTGGTTTTCACATCCCGGTTTACCCGCCAGATCAGTTGTGCCAACGGATGCCCACTCATGTTCTTCTCTTGGCGTGGAGATATTCGGAAGGTATTATTCGGAAAAATAAAGAATATTTAGAAAGGGGGGGACATTTTATTATCATGGGAATGCCGGGGATTAAAATAATATGA
- a CDS encoding SDR family oxidoreductase codes for MQKKHSLIIGGTRGIGRALVDMWSEHGDRFVSVVGRHSANAIDRRLLRVDHWRTDLTEGRSLGPLMADIIRRRGALSSLVFFQRYRGIKDDWMGELQVSLTATREILERTGDYFDPAGERAIVVISSIANHFIAREQSVGYHVAKAGLTQMVRYYAVKFGAKKIRVNSVSPGPVVKAESEKFYQRHPGFTAFYKTIIPLGRIGTMKEIASTVDFLCSPKASFITGQDLVVDGGVSIQAHESLARSLTPLGRIKVTRS; via the coding sequence ATGCAGAAGAAGCATTCGCTGATTATTGGTGGGACAAGAGGCATTGGTCGGGCTCTTGTTGACATGTGGTCAGAGCACGGTGATCGATTCGTCTCCGTAGTTGGTCGTCATTCGGCCAATGCGATTGACCGGCGATTATTAAGGGTGGACCATTGGAGAACGGATTTAACCGAAGGGAGAAGTTTGGGCCCACTCATGGCGGATATTATTCGTCGAAGGGGGGCATTGTCTTCCCTAGTTTTTTTTCAACGTTACCGGGGTATTAAGGACGATTGGATGGGAGAGCTCCAAGTGAGTCTAACGGCGACCCGAGAAATTTTGGAACGAACAGGAGATTATTTTGATCCTGCCGGGGAAAGGGCCATTGTGGTGATCAGCTCCATCGCCAATCATTTCATCGCTCGAGAGCAATCCGTTGGCTACCATGTGGCCAAGGCGGGTTTGACTCAAATGGTCCGGTATTACGCCGTGAAGTTTGGCGCCAAAAAAATCAGAGTGAATTCCGTATCGCCTGGGCCGGTGGTCAAAGCGGAATCTGAAAAATTTTACCAACGACACCCCGGATTTACTGCGTTCTATAAGACCATTATCCCGTTGGGCCGAATCGGAACAATGAAAGAAATCGCCTCGACGGTCGATTTCTTATGTAGTCCAAAAGCTTCATTCATTACGGGTCAGGATCTTGTTGTGGATGGAGGGGTCTCGATTCAAGCCCATGAGTCGCTGGCGCGCTCATTAACCCCTTTGGGCAGGATCAAGGTAACCCGTTCGTGA
- a CDS encoding WbuC family cupin fold metalloprotein, which produces MIMKRSSPGVYFAVRSPVCVGGDEIVRLKRIGLNARIGRSRLCTHPNIKNRLHEMLIVHTKGAYVQPHRHQNKPESYHVIEGVADLLFFDIRGCLTGVLPLGDNASGRIFYCRLNDSRFHTLVIRSETFVFHEVTTGPFRRENTVFAPWAPGPKAKNEQRIFMKMLEAEINRFYASTGNKLLKRKPKKT; this is translated from the coding sequence ATGATCATGAAACGGTCGAGCCCCGGTGTCTATTTTGCAGTTCGTTCACCTGTTTGTGTAGGGGGGGATGAAATTGTCCGATTAAAAAGAATTGGTCTGAACGCAAGGATTGGAAGGTCACGCTTGTGTACTCACCCCAATATTAAAAATCGACTACACGAAATGTTGATCGTCCATACGAAGGGGGCCTATGTCCAACCCCATCGACATCAAAATAAACCAGAATCCTATCACGTCATTGAAGGAGTTGCCGATCTTCTTTTTTTTGATATTCGAGGTTGTCTCACCGGGGTTCTTCCGCTGGGAGACAATGCATCCGGTCGGATTTTCTACTGTCGGTTAAACGACTCAAGGTTCCATACTCTTGTCATCCGTTCGGAGACCTTCGTATTTCACGAAGTGACAACGGGGCCTTTCCGGCGGGAGAACACTGTTTTTGCCCCGTGGGCCCCAGGCCCGAAAGCCAAAAACGAACAACGAATTTTCATGAAGATGTTGGAGGCAGAAATTAATAGATTCTATGCATCAACAGGTAATAAATTGTTGAAGAGGAAGCCGAAGAAAACTTAA